Proteins from a single region of Verrucomicrobiia bacterium:
- a CDS encoding DUF1565 domain-containing protein gives MLYSRFASLLLLPALAGPVLAADLHVSLLGNDTNPGTASAPFRTIQRAVNAAMPGDTVRVGAGYFDETVRTARNASDSARITLDGQGVARVRQVMLQHTHHSLQNITVSGLAQQFSNLVFVRRGAHSSIISNTVVDAASALQVGGIFWEGPTTRPFGTDAASNCLVISNRITGILANTALHIMGDNNLVVGNYVHDVGQADFVRLWGQANIIRGNTFTNNFPVPGVGNHIDFIQTFGNNRFGSQDHIIEGNRVLRIRSGQLTQLEGNLVPEIRNWTFRNNVFADIDLQASCTIPGVKYYNNVFYRCNSTVNAGAALNFGSRSYNLSNNWVEGTNRAHGAQVLNNIFLDCGQDSLNQGHYGFGLELENVRADYNFISKAGFQALREDTSARAIGDPGGWDNFRWYEPNGYNGGNPGFINAAAYDFRPSPDSPLLGRALRLPGFSHDIVGALRQSAGPWDIGPYRALGARPTPPQNLVVIP, from the coding sequence ATGTTGTATTCAAGATTCGCGTCCCTCCTCCTCCTCCCGGCCCTTGCTGGCCCGGTCCTCGCCGCCGACCTCCATGTGTCCCTCCTGGGCAATGACACCAACCCCGGCACCGCCTCCGCTCCCTTCCGCACCATCCAGCGCGCCGTGAACGCCGCCATGCCCGGCGATACCGTCCGGGTCGGTGCCGGCTACTTCGACGAAACCGTCCGCACCGCCCGCAATGCTTCGGACAGCGCCCGGATCACACTCGACGGCCAGGGAGTCGCCCGGGTCCGGCAGGTGATGCTTCAACACACCCACCACAGCCTCCAGAACATCACCGTCTCCGGTCTGGCCCAACAGTTTTCCAACCTCGTCTTCGTCCGCCGCGGCGCCCACTCCTCGATCATCTCCAACACGGTCGTCGATGCCGCCAGCGCCCTCCAGGTCGGCGGAATCTTCTGGGAAGGCCCCACCACCCGCCCGTTCGGCACCGATGCCGCCTCCAACTGCCTCGTCATCAGCAACCGCATCACCGGCATCCTCGCCAACACCGCCCTCCACATCATGGGCGACAACAACCTGGTCGTCGGCAACTACGTCCACGATGTCGGCCAGGCCGACTTCGTCCGCCTCTGGGGCCAGGCCAACATCATTCGCGGCAACACCTTCACCAACAACTTCCCGGTCCCCGGCGTCGGCAATCACATCGACTTCATCCAGACCTTCGGCAACAACCGCTTCGGCAGCCAGGACCACATCATCGAGGGCAATCGCGTCCTCCGCATCCGCTCCGGTCAACTCACCCAGCTCGAAGGCAACCTGGTCCCCGAAATCCGCAACTGGACCTTCCGCAACAACGTCTTCGCCGACATCGACCTTCAGGCCAGCTGCACCATCCCGGGCGTCAAGTACTACAACAACGTCTTCTATCGCTGCAATTCCACCGTCAACGCCGGCGCCGCCCTCAACTTCGGCAGCCGCTCCTACAATCTCTCCAATAACTGGGTCGAGGGCACCAATCGCGCCCACGGCGCCCAGGTCCTCAACAACATCTTCCTCGATTGCGGCCAGGATTCCCTCAACCAGGGTCACTACGGCTTCGGCCTCGAACTCGAAAACGTCCGCGCCGACTACAATTTCATTTCCAAGGCCGGCTTCCAGGCGCTGCGCGAGGACACCTCCGCCCGCGCCATCGGCGATCCCGGCGGCTGGGACAACTTCCGCTGGTACGAACCCAACGGCTACAACGGCGGCAACCCGGGCTTCATCAATGCCGCAGCCTACGATTTCCGCCCCAGCCCCGACAGCCCCCTCCTCGGACGCGCCCTGCGCCTCCCGGGCTTCTCCCACGACATCGTAGGTGCCCTCAGGCAGTCCGCCGGGCCCTGGGACATCGGCCCGTACCGCGCCCTCGGCGCCCGGCCGACCCCGCCCCAGAACCTGGTGGTCATCCCGTAG
- a CDS encoding glycosyltransferase family 2 protein, with protein MDVSIIVVAWNVRELLLNCLESVYQGTRDIEFEVIYVDNGSTDGSVERVREKFPKVRILENKENLGFIRANNQAIEVAQGRYVLLLNSDTLVLDNVIGKTVAFADQNPGAAVVGCRVLNPDRTLQRNCFRFYSTLNMLLDALFLRSLFPRHPLFGRKLYGDWKFDSVREVDVVVGCYSLVRMEAIRQVGVMDEIFFVYGDDIDWCYRFVKAGWKVMFAPVGEIIHYGGQTTRQARSKFALQLYGAYLINVKKHYSALTFWGARLLTATYFLLRAAFWSLRAPFPGKSGAMARASAGTFFTAVYYCLFDWKGMLINRAAVEGRL; from the coding sequence ATGGATGTCTCGATCATCGTCGTCGCCTGGAATGTCCGGGAACTGCTCCTCAACTGCCTCGAATCCGTGTACCAGGGCACACGCGATATCGAGTTCGAGGTGATCTACGTGGACAACGGCTCCACCGACGGCAGCGTCGAGAGGGTCCGCGAAAAGTTCCCCAAGGTCCGCATCCTCGAAAACAAGGAGAACCTCGGCTTCATCCGGGCCAACAACCAGGCCATCGAGGTCGCCCAGGGCCGTTACGTCCTCCTCCTCAATTCCGACACCCTGGTCCTCGACAATGTCATCGGCAAAACCGTCGCCTTTGCCGACCAGAACCCCGGGGCCGCCGTCGTCGGCTGCCGTGTCCTCAACCCGGACCGCACCCTCCAGCGGAACTGCTTCCGCTTCTATTCCACCCTCAACATGCTCCTCGATGCCCTCTTCCTGAGGAGCCTCTTCCCCAGACATCCCCTCTTCGGACGCAAACTCTACGGGGACTGGAAGTTCGACTCCGTCCGCGAGGTGGATGTCGTGGTCGGCTGCTATTCCCTCGTCCGCATGGAGGCCATCCGCCAGGTGGGCGTCATGGACGAAATCTTCTTCGTGTACGGCGACGACATCGACTGGTGCTACCGCTTCGTCAAGGCCGGCTGGAAGGTCATGTTCGCCCCCGTCGGCGAAATCATCCACTACGGCGGCCAGACCACCCGGCAGGCCCGCAGCAAATTCGCCCTCCAGCTCTACGGCGCCTATCTCATCAACGTGAAGAAGCACTACTCCGCCCTCACCTTCTGGGGCGCCCGGCTCCTCACCGCCACCTACTTCCTGCTGCGCGCCGCCTTCTGGTCCCTCCGCGCCCCCTTCCCCGGCAAATCCGGCGCCATGGCCCGCGCCTCCGCCGGCACCTTCTTCACCGCCGTGTACTACTGCCTCTTCGACTGGAAGGGCATGCTCATCAACCGAGCCGCCGTCGAGGGCAGGCTGTAA
- the lhgO gene encoding L-2-hydroxyglutarate oxidase, with protein MYDYTIVGGGIVGLSTAWALSRRNPSARLLLLEKEDAWAAHQTGRNSGVIHSGIYYKPGSLKARLSREGNAAMVAFCREHGIPHETCGKVIVAVAPHELPLLQNLHRRGLENGLQVEELSAGQVRDIEPHVRCLQGLRVPSTGIVDYRAVCRKLADLVARNGGDLRLNTPVTRIVSSGGSLVVHSPAGEFPTRFLINCAGLHSDRVARLAGDQPPSRIVPFRGEYYELRPDRRHLVRHLIYPVPNPEFPFLGVHFTRMIDGSIHAGPNAVLSFKREGYRRTDFNPRDFLEVMTFPGFWKLAAKHAREGLKEMHRSVSKAAFVRSLQQLIPDIQAGDLVPSQAGVRAQALRPDGALVDDFLFVRANHTLHVINAPSPAATACLTIADAIVQQTPEP; from the coding sequence TCCTCGAGAAGGAGGACGCCTGGGCCGCCCACCAGACCGGGCGCAACAGCGGGGTCATCCACTCGGGCATCTACTACAAGCCAGGCAGCCTCAAAGCCCGCCTCTCCCGCGAAGGCAACGCCGCCATGGTCGCCTTCTGCCGCGAACACGGCATCCCCCACGAAACCTGCGGCAAGGTCATCGTCGCCGTCGCCCCCCACGAACTCCCGCTCCTCCAGAACCTCCACCGTCGCGGCCTCGAAAACGGCCTCCAGGTCGAGGAACTCTCCGCCGGACAGGTCCGCGACATCGAACCCCACGTCCGCTGTCTCCAGGGCCTCCGCGTCCCCTCCACCGGCATCGTGGATTACCGGGCCGTCTGCCGGAAACTCGCGGATCTCGTCGCCCGCAACGGCGGCGATCTCCGCCTTAATACCCCGGTCACCCGCATCGTCTCCTCGGGCGGTTCCCTCGTCGTTCATTCCCCCGCCGGCGAGTTCCCCACCCGGTTCCTCATCAATTGCGCCGGACTCCACAGCGACCGTGTCGCCCGCCTCGCCGGCGACCAGCCCCCGTCCCGCATCGTCCCCTTCCGCGGCGAATACTACGAACTTCGCCCGGATCGACGCCACCTCGTCCGGCACCTCATCTATCCCGTCCCCAACCCGGAGTTCCCCTTCCTCGGTGTCCACTTCACCCGGATGATCGACGGCTCCATCCACGCCGGCCCCAATGCCGTGCTCAGCTTCAAACGCGAGGGCTACCGGCGGACCGATTTCAACCCACGCGATTTCCTCGAGGTCATGACCTTCCCCGGCTTCTGGAAACTCGCCGCCAAACACGCCCGCGAAGGCCTCAAGGAAATGCACCGCTCCGTCAGCAAGGCCGCCTTCGTCCGCAGCCTCCAACAGCTCATCCCCGACATCCAGGCCGGTGATCTCGTCCCCAGTCAGGCCGGCGTCCGTGCCCAGGCCCTCCGCCCCGATGGCGCCCTCGTGGACGACTTCCTCTTCGTCCGCGCCAACCACACCCTGCACGTCATCAACGCCCCGTCCCCCGCCGCCACCGCCTGCCTCACCATCGCCGACGCCATCGTCCAGCAAACCCCCGAACCCTGA
- a CDS encoding SUMF1/EgtB/PvdO family nonheme iron enzyme: MPHILALTVLLTLSVGRTTHAELGQLFRVVTESPSVPIRFTADGFLIWSNAVPSGPYEIQRRLTPASPDWSPWTRGTFSNQVWSARVHHPAPPPGMQFIPGGQFTMGDILGDLTNARSVHQAFVSPFFMATFEVTTQQVSDAYQWAFDHGLILVTNNSVRLAQGTNTLLMPLRAFSQEVQFADGTFSVRDGRTLYPVSFVNWFGAVAYCNFRGMMEGRDLCYDLANWSCDFSKVGYRLPTESEWEFACRGGYEGQRFPWPDSPFIDHSRANYRSSTNNFYDVSPTRDFHPDYAATRPRSSPVGTFAPNQYGLHDMTGNVWEWCWDWAARYPSGFHINRTGPENDGTLQFRIFRGGAWYTTAERVTNASRYTSARPSATVEDVGFRVVMPYRPAPPRTLRRVPN, from the coding sequence ATGCCCCACATCCTCGCCCTCACCGTCCTCCTCACCCTCTCCGTGGGGCGGACCACCCACGCCGAACTCGGCCAACTCTTCCGCGTCGTCACCGAATCCCCTTCGGTACCGATCCGGTTCACCGCCGATGGCTTCCTCATCTGGAGCAACGCGGTCCCTTCCGGCCCCTACGAAATCCAGCGCCGGCTCACCCCCGCCAGCCCCGACTGGTCACCCTGGACCCGCGGCACCTTCTCCAACCAGGTCTGGTCCGCCCGTGTTCATCACCCCGCGCCCCCGCCCGGCATGCAGTTCATCCCCGGCGGCCAGTTCACCATGGGCGACATCCTCGGTGACCTCACCAACGCTCGCTCCGTCCATCAGGCCTTCGTCAGCCCCTTCTTCATGGCCACCTTCGAGGTCACCACCCAGCAGGTCAGCGACGCCTACCAGTGGGCCTTCGACCACGGCCTCATCCTCGTCACCAACAACTCCGTCCGCCTCGCCCAGGGCACCAACACCCTCCTCATGCCCCTGCGCGCCTTCTCCCAGGAAGTCCAGTTCGCCGACGGGACCTTCTCCGTCCGTGACGGCCGCACCCTCTACCCGGTCTCCTTCGTCAACTGGTTCGGCGCCGTCGCCTACTGCAACTTCCGCGGCATGATGGAGGGCCGTGACCTCTGCTACGACCTCGCCAACTGGTCCTGCGACTTCTCCAAGGTCGGCTACCGCCTTCCCACCGAGTCCGAATGGGAGTTCGCCTGCCGCGGTGGCTATGAAGGCCAGCGCTTCCCCTGGCCCGATTCCCCCTTCATCGACCATTCCCGCGCCAATTACCGCAGCAGCACCAACAACTTCTACGACGTCAGCCCCACCCGCGACTTCCACCCCGACTACGCCGCCACCCGTCCCCGCTCCAGCCCCGTCGGCACCTTTGCCCCCAATCAGTACGGCCTCCACGATATGACCGGCAACGTCTGGGAATGGTGCTGGGACTGGGCCGCCCGTTACCCGTCCGGTTTTCACATCAACCGTACCGGCCCCGAAAATGACGGCACCCTCCAGTTCCGCATCTTCCGCGGCGGCGCCTGGTACACCACCGCTGAACGCGTCACCAACGCCTCCCGCTACACCTCCGCCCGTCCCAGCGCCACCGTCGAGGATGTCGGATTCCGCGTCGTGATGCCCTACCGCCCGGCCCCCCCACGCACCCTGCGGCGTGTCCCAAACTGA
- a CDS encoding O-antigen ligase family protein, which produces MSQPVIAAVILAILIPLWIRLRRDFVSGLCYAVVVLVAASHFLQIRTPGILPELTIHRLVFLSIAVAWVFQRDRDPIRSTPLAGWIMAWAGLAFVSLLGTEDSVAGTKRFIEFVFELFLFYFILATTLRTREDGLRVLRAAVFGLFLVALMAAFEKYTAINLVDRYLGLDPDAPVVRDVRATYRHRILLGTGMAMGWPLAMALMRLAPARRQRWYAWIAAAAMLAACYYARSRGPWMGAVLAGGLIFCFGSRTLRRPLFVVGSLAALVLIARPGVWENIFGLASATVDTDSFKGGTFQYRLELWNVAWEGIKDSPWRILFGNGPASGLNQAISWELSYRDTDYTIWSWDNDFAYALFQYGFLGLFVTLAVYGSVAWRLWRESRRTEGIQRDLFICLCASALVLFFMMSNVTVFARQLHYLFWTITAVAWATRSVPAALPTEETLADDTPRMDLPPGIEGSTLRHPV; this is translated from the coding sequence GTGAGCCAACCCGTCATCGCCGCCGTCATCCTCGCCATCCTGATCCCGCTCTGGATCCGGCTGCGTCGCGATTTTGTCTCCGGCCTCTGCTATGCCGTGGTGGTCCTCGTCGCCGCCTCCCACTTCCTTCAAATCCGCACCCCGGGCATCCTGCCGGAACTCACCATCCATCGCCTCGTCTTCCTCAGCATTGCGGTGGCCTGGGTCTTCCAACGCGACCGCGATCCCATCCGTTCCACCCCCCTCGCCGGCTGGATCATGGCCTGGGCCGGCCTCGCCTTCGTCTCCCTCCTCGGAACCGAGGACTCCGTCGCCGGCACCAAACGCTTCATCGAGTTCGTCTTCGAGCTCTTCCTCTTCTACTTCATCCTCGCCACCACCCTCCGCACCCGCGAAGACGGCCTCCGCGTCCTGCGCGCCGCCGTCTTCGGCCTCTTCCTGGTGGCCCTCATGGCCGCCTTCGAAAAGTACACCGCCATCAATCTCGTGGACCGCTACCTCGGGCTCGATCCCGATGCCCCCGTGGTCCGCGACGTCCGCGCCACCTACCGCCACCGCATCCTCCTCGGCACCGGCATGGCCATGGGCTGGCCGCTCGCCATGGCCCTCATGCGCCTCGCCCCCGCCCGGCGCCAGCGCTGGTATGCCTGGATCGCCGCCGCCGCCATGCTCGCAGCCTGCTACTACGCCCGCAGCCGCGGCCCCTGGATGGGCGCCGTCCTCGCCGGCGGTCTGATCTTCTGCTTCGGCTCCAGAACCCTGCGACGTCCCCTCTTCGTCGTCGGCAGCCTCGCCGCCCTCGTCCTCATCGCCCGCCCCGGTGTCTGGGAAAACATCTTCGGCCTCGCCTCGGCCACCGTGGACACCGATTCCTTCAAGGGCGGCACCTTCCAGTACCGTCTCGAACTCTGGAATGTCGCCTGGGAAGGCATCAAGGATTCGCCCTGGCGCATCCTGTTCGGGAACGGTCCGGCCTCGGGGTTGAACCAGGCCATCTCCTGGGAGCTGTCCTATCGGGACACCGACTACACCATCTGGAGCTGGGACAACGATTTCGCCTACGCCCTGTTCCAGTACGGATTCCTCGGCCTCTTCGTCACCCTCGCGGTCTATGGCAGCGTCGCGTGGCGGCTGTGGCGGGAGTCCCGCCGCACCGAAGGCATCCAGCGCGATCTCTTCATCTGCCTCTGCGCCAGCGCCCTCGTGCTCTTCTTCATGATGTCCAACGTCACCGTCTTCGCCCGCCAGCTCCACTACCTCTTCTGGACCATCACCGCCGTCGCCTGGGCCACCCGCTCCGTCCCCGCCGCGTTGCCCACGGAGGAGACCCTGGCCGACGACACGCCTCGGATGGACTTGCCACCCGGCATCGAAGGCAGCACCCTCCGTCACCCGGTCTGA
- a CDS encoding DUF1565 domain-containing protein produces the protein MNQLTHFLALCGALFAGAVASLAATYHVAPTGNDTHPGTPTQPFRTVQRGVNAALAPGDVVVVAPGPYHENVVTRAAGTPGNPIVIRAAGGGESILRTFRFNNHPWVTLDGFTLTKAQNQLLAFVRIEAAAHNVVVRNCFIRDAAAIVRPDWRFDATDSSISAPGVNWAAQGFETGARIYAGAAGIDPHIYENHDRAFTITGISGDKAFVSPALYPETITSVWAPIFAGMGNPGTRGVMFVPSGGLSATNAQIVNNTFSNLFGASILLGIGPGGTLVQSNTITRNNSWAGIHPHGSNHRILDNLFIDHLGLVQWSRTEGAGLTHPAGTGWYDFIQGFIHTVYPGTNVVIARNWFENIQNPFGTFSRTAETANWRFQSNVVVGVQEHIGGGMNDMVHSHNTWYRVSYGESRTIAVTAGGSTSDPIRNFWLHHNAFIDTGSHANLNQERGYNLVHAVNSGGFSNWLASAETTGWQGASTFTEPTGFNGGNPLLRDPLNPRGLDGIPFTEDDGLRPLPGSPLALHGIGALPPVPVRVGQPIAHFSALPDVPGWHDVIGFAFDPAWTNLAPFQRTEPVRPWRTPEVLGTVPCTVHFDASHSVGALTSNSTNWTGITTFEWDFGDGSTWTNSFRRDGRTSPHVTHVFGKEGTFTVRLRVRNEAGTSATFTNRYRVRPALPDVRIHHVSPSGNDSTGDGSQQRPWRTLTAAYARADLSANTWIVAHPGSYPEWLVCHRTPAPGRRIHLVGLGATVGGFHLQQPRHTVRGWHLDGSNAKGAVVLLGQAASQTEILRNSVRFSHPLRSVFAFDAFGANPANHQQSCLIADNVIHFANLEAGEGLFSLQGRDHQVLDNVVHAARGQADFVRLHGDGHVVRNNYLANHGNGGTTDRVDFFHWSGHLGRWFTNILIEHNTVIGDPNPNLSGSICLLQQFDIGRGYFDTGAPNGNVIVRSNVFHQVHAADQSANGVQWLNNLFYRCARTTASVIAGGSTAHGTAHDTVIRGNLFFECGINPASDRQGWYALAPALSSLDADFNTVTGLLGASKRTAPPDDPSYWGSYGWERHGINGGSPLVGDPLAFNFRPMVRPAAPRNLRQIPD, from the coding sequence ATGAATCAACTGACCCATTTCCTGGCCCTGTGCGGCGCCCTCTTCGCCGGCGCTGTCGCCTCCCTCGCCGCGACCTACCATGTCGCACCCACCGGCAACGACACCCACCCCGGCACCCCGACCCAGCCCTTCCGCACCGTCCAGCGTGGCGTCAACGCCGCCCTGGCTCCCGGTGACGTCGTCGTCGTGGCACCCGGACCCTACCACGAAAACGTCGTCACCCGCGCCGCAGGCACTCCGGGAAACCCCATCGTCATCCGGGCCGCGGGCGGCGGCGAATCCATCCTGCGCACCTTCCGCTTCAACAACCATCCCTGGGTCACCCTCGACGGGTTCACCCTGACCAAGGCTCAAAACCAGCTCCTCGCCTTCGTCCGCATCGAGGCTGCAGCCCATAACGTCGTCGTCCGCAACTGCTTCATCCGCGACGCCGCCGCCATCGTCAGGCCCGACTGGCGCTTCGACGCCACCGATTCGAGCATCTCCGCACCCGGTGTGAACTGGGCCGCCCAAGGTTTCGAAACCGGCGCCAGGATCTACGCGGGAGCCGCCGGCATCGATCCCCACATCTACGAAAACCACGACCGCGCCTTCACCATCACCGGCATCTCCGGCGACAAGGCCTTCGTCAGCCCCGCCCTGTACCCGGAAACCATCACCTCTGTCTGGGCCCCGATCTTCGCAGGCATGGGCAACCCCGGTACCCGCGGCGTCATGTTCGTCCCCTCCGGAGGCCTCTCCGCCACGAATGCCCAGATCGTCAACAACACCTTCTCCAACCTCTTCGGTGCCTCGATCCTTCTCGGCATCGGCCCCGGTGGCACCCTCGTCCAGTCGAACACCATCACCCGCAACAATTCCTGGGCCGGCATCCACCCCCACGGCAGCAACCACCGTATCCTCGACAACCTTTTCATCGATCACCTCGGCCTCGTTCAGTGGTCCCGTACCGAGGGCGCCGGTCTCACCCACCCCGCCGGCACCGGCTGGTACGACTTCATCCAGGGCTTCATCCATACCGTCTATCCCGGCACCAACGTCGTCATCGCCCGCAACTGGTTCGAAAACATCCAAAACCCCTTCGGCACCTTCTCCCGGACCGCCGAAACCGCCAACTGGCGCTTCCAAAGCAATGTCGTCGTCGGCGTCCAGGAGCATATCGGCGGCGGCATGAACGACATGGTCCACTCCCATAATACCTGGTACCGCGTCAGCTACGGGGAAAGCCGCACCATCGCCGTCACTGCCGGAGGCTCCACGTCCGATCCCATCCGCAATTTCTGGCTGCACCACAACGCCTTCATCGACACCGGCTCCCACGCCAACCTCAACCAGGAACGCGGCTACAACCTCGTCCATGCCGTCAACTCCGGCGGCTTCTCCAACTGGCTCGCCAGCGCCGAAACCACCGGCTGGCAGGGCGCCTCCACCTTCACCGAACCCACCGGATTCAACGGCGGCAATCCCCTCCTCCGCGACCCCCTCAACCCCCGCGGCCTGGACGGCATCCCCTTCACCGAAGATGACGGCCTCCGCCCCCTCCCAGGGTCGCCCCTCGCCCTCCACGGCATCGGCGCCCTCCCGCCCGTCCCAGTCCGTGTCGGCCAGCCCATCGCCCACTTCTCCGCCCTCCCCGATGTCCCCGGCTGGCACGACGTCATCGGCTTCGCCTTCGACCCCGCCTGGACCAACCTCGCCCCGTTCCAACGTACCGAACCCGTCCGCCCCTGGCGTACCCCGGAGGTCCTCGGCACCGTCCCCTGCACCGTGCATTTCGACGCCTCCCATTCCGTGGGCGCCCTGACCTCCAACAGCACCAACTGGACCGGGATCACCACCTTCGAATGGGACTTCGGTGACGGATCCACCTGGACCAATTCCTTCCGCCGCGACGGCCGGACCAGCCCCCACGTCACCCATGTGTTCGGCAAGGAAGGCACCTTCACCGTCCGCCTCCGCGTCCGCAACGAGGCCGGAACCTCCGCCACCTTCACCAATCGGTACCGCGTCCGCCCCGCCCTCCCCGACGTGCGGATCCATCACGTCTCCCCCTCCGGCAACGACTCCACCGGCGACGGCTCCCAGCAGCGCCCCTGGCGCACCCTCACCGCCGCCTACGCCCGCGCCGACCTCTCGGCCAACACCTGGATCGTCGCCCACCCCGGCTCCTACCCCGAATGGCTGGTCTGCCATCGCACCCCCGCTCCCGGCCGGCGCATCCACCTCGTCGGCCTCGGCGCCACCGTGGGCGGTTTCCACCTCCAGCAACCCCGCCATACCGTCCGTGGCTGGCACCTCGATGGCTCCAACGCCAAGGGAGCCGTCGTGCTCCTCGGCCAGGCCGCCAGCCAGACGGAAATCCTCCGCAATTCCGTCCGCTTCTCCCATCCCCTCCGCTCCGTCTTCGCCTTCGACGCCTTCGGCGCCAACCCCGCCAATCATCAGCAATCCTGCCTCATCGCCGACAACGTCATCCACTTCGCCAATCTCGAGGCCGGAGAGGGTCTCTTCTCCCTCCAGGGACGCGACCACCAGGTCCTCGACAATGTGGTCCATGCCGCCCGTGGCCAGGCGGATTTCGTCCGCCTCCACGGCGACGGGCATGTGGTGCGCAATAACTACCTCGCCAACCACGGGAACGGGGGCACCACCGATCGCGTCGATTTCTTCCACTGGTCCGGGCACCTCGGACGCTGGTTCACCAACATCCTCATCGAACACAACACGGTGATCGGCGATCCCAACCCCAACCTGTCCGGATCCATCTGCCTGCTCCAGCAGTTCGACATCGGCCGGGGCTACTTCGACACCGGCGCCCCCAACGGCAACGTCATCGTCCGCAGCAACGTCTTTCATCAGGTCCACGCCGCCGATCAGTCCGCCAACGGAGTCCAGTGGCTCAACAACCTCTTCTACCGCTGCGCCCGCACCACCGCCTCGGTGATCGCGGGCGGCTCCACCGCCCATGGGACCGCCCATGACACCGTCATCCGAGGCAATCTCTTCTTCGAATGCGGCATTAACCCCGCCTCAGACCGCCAGGGATGGTACGCCCTTGCCCCCGCGCTCTCCTCGCTCGATGCCGATTTCAATACCGTCACCGGCCTTCTCGGCGCCTCCAAACGCACCGCCCCACCCGATGACCCCTCCTACTGGGGCAGTTACGGCTGGGAACGGCACGGCATCAACGGTGGATCCCCTCTCGTCGGCGATCCGCTCGCCTTCAACTTCCGCCCCATGGTCCGTCCCGCAGCACCCCGCAACCTGCGCCAGATCCCGGACTGA
- a CDS encoding SUMF1/EgtB/PvdO family nonheme iron enzyme, which translates to MPRSLVLILLSTLAMLGPARAELRKFYRVATEFPSAILEFSPEGFLTWSNAVDTGPFEIQRSLSLDNPDWSPWTRGTFSNQVWSARVHHPAPPPGMQFIPGGQFTMGDILGDLTNARSVHQAFVSPFFMATFEVTTQQVSDAYQWAFDHGLILVTNNSVRLAQGTNTLLMPLRAFSQEVQFADGTFSVRDGRTLYPVSFVNWFGAVAYCNFRGMMEGRDLCYDLANWSCDFSKVGYRLPTESEWEFACRGGYEGLRFPWPDSPFIDHSRANYRSSTNNFYDVSPTRDFHPDYADSRPRSSPVGSFPPNQYGLHDMSGNVWEWCWDWAARYPSGFHINRTGPEDDETLRFRVFRGGAWYTTAERVTNASRYTSARPIATVEDVGFRVIIPYRPTSTPDQ; encoded by the coding sequence ATGCCCCGCTCCCTGGTCCTCATCCTGCTCTCCACCCTCGCGATGCTGGGCCCGGCCCGCGCTGAACTCCGCAAGTTCTACCGCGTTGCCACCGAGTTCCCATCTGCAATCCTGGAGTTCAGTCCGGAAGGTTTTCTCACCTGGAGCAACGCGGTGGACACCGGTCCCTTCGAAATCCAGCGCAGTCTCTCCCTCGATAACCCCGACTGGTCACCCTGGACCCGCGGCACCTTCTCCAACCAGGTCTGGTCCGCCCGTGTTCATCACCCCGCGCCCCCGCCCGGCATGCAGTTCATCCCCGGCGGCCAGTTCACCATGGGCGACATCCTCGGCGACCTCACCAACGCTCGCTCCGTCCATCAGGCCTTCGTCAGCCCCTTCTTCATGGCCACCTTCGAGGTCACCACCCAGCAGGTCAGCGACGCCTACCAGTGGGCCTTCGACCACGGCCTCATCCTCGTCACCAACAACTCCGTCCGCCTCGCCCAGGGCACCAACACCCTCCTCATGCCCCTGCGCGCCTTCTCCCAGGAAGTCCAGTTCGCCGACGGGACCTTCTCCGTCCGTGACGGCCGCACCCTCTACCCAGTCTCCTTCGTCAACTGGTTCGGCGCCGTCGCCTACTGCAACTTCCGCGGCATGATGGAGGGCCGTGACCTCTGCTACGACCTCGCCAACTGGTCCTGCGACTTCTCCAAGGTCGGCTACCGCCTTCCCACCGAGTCCGAATGGGAGTTCGCCTGCCGCGGTGGCTACGAAGGCCTCCGCTTCCCCTGGCCCGATTCCCCCTTCATTGACCATTCCCGCGCCAACTACCGCAGCAGCACCAACAACTTCTACGACGTCAGCCCCACCCGCGACTTCCACCCCGACTACGCCGACTCCCGTCCCCGTTCCAGCCCCGTCGGCTCCTTCCCCCCGAACCAGTACGGACTCCACGACATGTCCGGCAACGTCTGGGAATGGTGCTGGGACTGGGCCGCCCGTTACCCGTCCGGTTTCCACATCAACCGCACCGGACCCGAAGACGATGAAACCCTCCGCTTCCGCGTCTTCCGCGGTGGCGCCTGGTACACCACCGCCGAACGCGTCACCAACGCCTCCCGCTACACCTCCGCCCGTCCCATCGCCACCGTCGAGGATGTCGGATTCCGCGTCATCATCCCCTACCGCCCGACCAGTACCCCCGATCAGTGA